One window from the genome of Pyxicephalus adspersus chromosome 6, UCB_Pads_2.0, whole genome shotgun sequence encodes:
- the LOC140332794 gene encoding gamma-crystallin-3-like: MSCFISHLHNGDGHLTLTQSRILIQNYNFYVSQIIFYEDRNFQGRSYECSSECSDLSPFFRRCNSIRVESGNWILYEQPNYRGHQYFLHRGEYPDFQQWMGYNDSIRSCRLSPQVIPHRRHRGSFRINIYEREDFRGQMMEFTEDCPHVYERFRNHDIHSVNVQDGYWMFYEEPNYKGRQYYLRPGEYRRYTDWGAISPRVGSFRRLHHLY, from the exons ATGTCCTG CTTCATTAGCCATCTCCATAATGGTGATGGCCACCTGACTCTAACACAATCTAGAATACTaattcaaaattataatttttatgtttcacagATCATCTTCTACGAGGACAGGAACTTCCAGGGTCGCTCCTACGAGTGTAGCTCTGAATGTTCCGATCTGTCCCCATTCTTCAGACGTTGCAACTCTATCCGTGTGGAAAGTGGAAACTGGATCCTGTATGAGCAGCCCAACTACAGAGGACACCAGTACTTCCTCCATAGAGGAGAGTATCCTGACTTCCAGCAATGGATGGGCTACAATGACTCCATCAGGTCTTGTCGTCTGAGCCCCCAGGTAATACCACACAGGCGG caCCGAGGTTCCTTCAGAATCAACATCTATGAAAGAGAAGACTTCCGAGGTCAGATGATGGAGTTCACTGAAGATTGTCCTCACGTCTATGAGAGATTCCGCAACCATGACATCCACTCCGTCAATGTCCAAGATGGCTACTGGATGTTCTATGAGGAGCCAAACTACAAAGGACGTCAGTATTACCTGAGACCCGGAGAATACAGGAGATACACCGACTGGGGAGCCATAAGCCCCAGAGTTGGGTCCTTCAGACGTCTCCATCATTTATACTAA
- the LOC140332630 gene encoding gamma-crystallin-3-like, which produces MGKIIFYEDRNFEGRSYECSSECSDLSPFFRRCNSIRVESGNWILYEHPNYRGHQYFLHRGEYPDFQQWMGYNDSIRSCRLSPQHQGSFRIRIYERENFRGQMMEFTEDCPHIYEKFRNHDIHSVHVQDGYWMFYEEPNYRGRQYYLRPGEYTRYTDWGATSPRIGSFRRLHHLY; this is translated from the exons ATGGGAAAG ATTATCTTCTACGAGGACAGAAACTTCGAGGGTCGCTCCTACGAGTGTAGCTCCGAATGTTCTGATCTGTCCCCATTCTTCAGACGTTGCAACTCCATCCGTGTAGAAAGTGGGAACTGGATTCTGTATGAGCACCCCAACTACAGAGGACACCAGTACTTCCTCCATAGAGGAGAGTATCCTGACTTCCAGCAATGGATGGGCTACAATGACTCCATCAGATCCTGTCGTCTGAGCCCTCAG CACCAAGGTTCCTTCAGAATCAGGATCTATGAGAGAGAAAACTTCCGAGGTCAGATGATGGAGTTCACTGAGGATTGTCCTCATATCTATGAGAAATTCCGCAACCATGACATCCACTCCGTCCATGTCCAAGATGGCTACTGGATGTTCTATGAAGAGCCCAACTACAGAGGACGTCAATATTACCTGAGACCCGGAGAATACACGAGATATACCGACTGGGGAGCCACAAGTCCCAGAATTGGGTCCTTCAGACGTCTTCATCATTTATATTAA
- the LOC140332631 gene encoding gamma-crystallin-3-like: MGKIIFYEDRNFQGRSYECSSECSDLSPFFRRCNSIRVESGNWILYEHPNYRGHQYFLHRGEYPDFQQWMGYNDSIRSCRLSPQHQGSFRISIYEKEDFQGQKMEFTEDCPHVYERFRNHDIHSVHVQDGYWMFYEEPNYRGHQYYLGPGEYRRFTKWGATSPRIGSFRRLQNF, from the exons ATGGGAAAG ATTATCTTCTACGAGGACAGGAACTTCCAGGGTCGCTCCTACGAGTGTAGCTCTGAATGTTCGGATCTGTCCCCATTTTTCAGACGTTGCAACTCTATCCGTGTGGAAAGTGGGAACTGGATTCTGTATGAGCACCCAAACTACAGAGGACACCAGTACTTCCTCCATAGAGGAGAGTATCCTGACTTCCAGCAATGGATGGGCTACAATGACTCCATCAGGTCTTGTCGTCTGAGCCCTCAG CACCAAGGTTCCTTTAGAATCAGTATCTATGAGAAAGAAGACTTCCAAGGTCAGAAGATGGAATTCACTGAAGATTGTCCTCATGTCTATGAGAGATTCCGCAACCATGACATCCACTCCGTCCATGTCCAAGATGGCTACTGGATGTTCTATGAGGAACCCAACTACAGAGGACATCAGTATTACCTGGGACCTGGAGAATACAGGAGATTCACCAAATGGGGAGCCACAAGCCCCAGAATTGGGTCCTTCAGACGTCTCCAAAATTTTTAG
- the LOC140332325 gene encoding gamma-crystallin-3-like — protein sequence MGKIIFYEDRNFQGRSYECISECPDLSPFFRRCNSIRVESGNWILYEHPNYRGHQYFLHRGEYPDFQQWMGYNDSIKSCRQDGYWMFYEEPNYRGRQYYLRPGEYKRYTEWGATTPRIGSFRRLHHFY from the exons ATGGGAAAG ATCATCTTTTACGAAGACAGAAACTTCCAGGGTCGCTCCTATGAGTGTATCTCTGAATGTCCTGACCTGTCCCCATTCTTCAGACGTTGCAACTCCATCCGCGTGGAAAGTGGGAACTGGATCCTGTATGAGCACCCCAACTACAGAGGACACCAGTACTTCCTCCATAGAGGAGAGTATCCTGACTTCCAGCAATGGATGGGCTACAATGACTCTATCAAGTCTTGTCGTCAAGATGGCTACTGGATGTTCTATGAAGAGCCCAACTATAGAGGACGTCAGTATTACCTGAGACCCGGAGAATACAAGAGATACACCGAATGGGGTGCTACAACCCCCAGAATTGGGTCCTTCAGGCGTCTCCATCATTTCTATTAA